The segment ACAAGGACTCCgataacaaattaattttaaatcgTGTTGTTTAATATTCATAACTTACTGGATATGTAAATTAGCTTATGATGTCAGCTGgcgacatcttttttttttttttttttgcaattcccCTCTGAAAAGAGGCGGGTATATTGTGTAGATCTGGCAACCCACCGCCCTCTGTTAGCTGCAGTGCCCCGGCTAGTCATACGTACATTCACTGTGTTAttacacttattttatttaaagcggATTTCATTACTGTGTTTTACTGTGAGTTTggccaagaaaacaaaaacaagactcGGATTCGACCTGGATGTACGACACGTCGATCTCGGTCACTTTGTCGGTATAAAATTAGTTTTGGCCCTGTGCTTGTTTGTGCTCCAGCAGCTAGCCGTGTAATCCAGTGTTTGCTGCGAGAGCGCCTGGAACTGAGGGCTTCCCAAGGCAGCACTCGTCGATCCTATTCACAATATCACGATGGACAAAGTAAGTATTTCtttcgtttgtttgttgtttacttatttactcattttattACAACATATATTCGCTAACTTATCCAGAGCTGCATTTTTATGCGAGCTACGTAATATCGCTAGCCGGCTAATGTAGCTGAGGGTTAGCCGGTTTTATTTTGTGCCACATTTCAGAGCAGTTGCTGACCGGATTTATGTCTTCTAGTCGACTCTACATCACGTAGAATAGTTAGTGTATATATCTCACATActttaaatcatattttgtaatgtattattgtttatattgaaATAGCAGCATGGTTGTGTTAGCAGTGTAGCTAGGAGCCGAGGAGGTATGCCGTGTCGACTCGGTCTGACTCCTGTTCTTGCCTGTTGTTAGTGAGTCGAGGCGATAGTTTATTTTAGTAAAGATACAGTAGAATATAAGTTATAATATAATGTCATATGAGCGCATATTATTCACATTGACCTGTGATTGGGAATCAGACTCGGTTAGAAGGTGACATGAGCTTCCAGTTAATCAGATGGAGATGTTGATAGGAAACGCCCAGGCtggtccaaaacacacacaagcttcatgccaggcctacacacacacacacacacacacacacacacacacacacacacacacgtttgtctGTACGTGAACCAGTTATCCTTTTACTGTGATGTTAtatatttgtcacaaattgAAGTGATTTGCTTAATAATGTTATAGATGACCCATAATTGGTATTTCCGAGCATCTGGTATTTGACTCTTAGTGTTCTGGACATTATCCTGATAGTAtgtgtagaaaaaaatacatttgaaatactcttattttttattaatattatatattgtcaTTTGCTGGTCCCTTGGGCAATACTCTTAACcctgaactgctcagttgtatgaatgagatgatCGTAAGTTCTGGATacgggcatctgccaaatgttgtaCTTGTAATCATTTATCTGTGAGCCTACTAACTATTCAGATGCATCTTGTTGATtaacacaaacagacagacagacagacagacaagctgGCAGACAGCCAGCCAGACTGACTGACTTCTTACTTACTGACTTACTTTCTTTAGGGGGGAAAAGATTGATTATTGCACTTGAACAGTGAATAAACAGTTTCTGTGCCATGCCTTCAATAGAACAAAATTGTCACTTTCAGGGAAGCTATAATAAgtttcaatacaaataaaaatagttgCAGCCTGGGAAGCCACTGTGGCTATTTTTCAAAAAGCAACAGTATCAGAAGCTTTCTATTGTGCAGTCTGAGGCAGATGTCTGATATTTGGGAACAGAATCATGTAAGACAGTTCTAGGAGGTAGTTATAACAAAACGTTTTGATGACAAACATTCACTTAGTTTTGCTAGTCACatgacttttttaaaattttttaaagaaatgtatcaAGTGTGTTGGCATCTTAGTTTATGTGCTTGTCTTTTGGCACATTTTGGAGATTTTTGGATACCTTTCCGTTCTACCAGTAGATTGCGATCGACATATTGTACACCACTGGTCATAACCTAATAATGTCATGTGGTGTCAGTCTTAATAAGTGAATTCAGACTGTGGAGAAGGATTCCCTTTTTCTCAAATTTGTGTTAAACCCTCGCATATCGCGTGTCCTAATGTAAGCGTTTTCTACATATAACCATTCTGTCCATTTTGCAGGCGGATTTCCTGAAAGGTCTTCCAGTCTACAACAAGACCAACTTCAGTAGATTCCACGCAGACTCAGTGTGCAAAGCATCGGTAACATTTTTAACCATTTCGAAACAATCCCACTTTAAGAGCTGGTTTGGTCGTCTCAATATTCAGTAGACACGTTGATCACTTTCAGTTGTTAATTGCATTTACAACGTTTTTTGCCAATTTGTTACAGAACAGAAGACCATCAGTTTATCTACCAACACGAGAATATCCATCAGAGCAGAGTAAGTGTTTGTGACTTGCTGTATATACATAAACAGATTATACACATTACATATATGGATGATAGAAATCCACCAATCACTGTATGTTTCCTGCATTCACAGTTATTGTCACagagaaaacaaatattcttcTGCGCTACCTTCACCAACAGTGGGACAAAAAGGTACGTGTTGCACACTGAAATTGACTTCAGCAGGGTGTATCGGAGTATAAGCCACAATAATTACAAGCTTATCCTTGCACGCTCGACAAACCGCATCATGCAATGTCACATTCATTTTGGTTTAACATCTACACTATTCTCCGTGCTCGGAGTGAAGACATCAACCACTGCGTATGAACAAAACTGTTGAGCTTCTCAAATGTTGTGCTAAATGGAGATTGTGATCTGTTCTGGTACAGATCTGGTTCTGGTTTAATAACAAAGTTCACTCTTCTAGCAAACACTGTAGGAGCTACTGTTATTATTTTGAGATGTACAGAATAGTTTCTCACTTTTGCACAAAATTCTGCCTCATGATTCGAATGTCTGCTCCATAGTGTATTTATTCTTCTgatctttgtcattttttttatgtagttcaGAAAGATAATCCTGAAAAACACTATTTCGGGATGCAGATCAATTTGTTTCCCTTCTGCCGTCAGTGTGACTCCACAAATCCCTAtttataaataagtaataagAAAGGTACCTCTCTAAGTAAAGGCAATCACAGTGCTTCAAAAACAGGAACTGCAATCCACAAAGCAAATATACTCACTCGCAGtgcattttattagaaatattataCTAATACTGAGCAGGGCTTCTCTTCGCTCTCTGTTCTTTGCTTCAATATTTCATGGCCTGGACGCCACAAAATGTTGGAAACATCATGCCATTGCGGTAGATTCTTCCATTTTACTATGTGCCAACGGTGATATATTGTATTACTTTTGGCTGGGAAGGTTACTGAAGAAAactgaactcattgtcatgtttatTAAACCAGTTATGCTACGTGACCTGTTGCATTAGTTGTGGAATTCAAGTGATGATTAACAGCCCAAAGAAAGCATTCCCCACACCtttacaccacctccaccaggcTGGACTGTTTAGAAGAGCCTGGCTTTGTTCGTGGATTTGCCATGTACCATCAGTGTGCCTCAGCAGAAATTGAGATTCACGCGTTTTCAGTAATTACATGTCCAGTGTTGGTGAACCTGCACCCACTGTagcctcagctttctgttcttggctgaaAGAAGTGTAACCTGATGTGGTCCTCAGTTGTTTGAACTCATCCACTCTGTTTCAATGTGTATTGGATTCTGCTTCACCACACTTGTACAGTGTTGATCTAAGTTACTGCAACATTTCTGTCAGCTCGAAACCCGTCTATGTTGACCCTCCGTCAACAAGTTTTAATCTCTAGAGCTGCTGATCACTAAATATTGTTTTCTGGATTGCACCTGAAATTCTGAACTCTTGACACTAGTGAGTGAAAGTCCCCGGAGATGAGCAGTTACAGAAATACTCATTAGCCCATCTGTGATATTCTCACTCTATAAGTTCAAATGATCGATCATTTAGTCATATGAACAGTTATGTTTTAATAGGAATCCTCAAAAGCTTGATCATCACAATTAATGCATAAAGACATGTGCATGAACATCAGGCATTCCCTTTATATGGAGTGTAATGGCTCAGCTCCAGGACATAGTCCTATCCGTTTCCTCTTCATCTGATTACAACTCCGTCTCACAGATGTAAATGCACTCGAGAGTAAAATGCAGTTTAGTGGGTCTTTCTGATACGCACTTAGCAATCCCCTAATGATTGTTTTATGTTCTCCCGTAAGCAGATCTAATGTTAGCGTAATGCAATGAAGGTTTTACTTTTCAGCGTGGCTTTCATTTTCTGCTCGTCAATAATGAAAAGCAATAACATTTGTGTATTACATCTGGCAGGTTTATGCCACATATCAATGTGATGGtgaattttcttatttatttatttttggtatgGTTTTTGAAAAGCTTTTATTGATTGTATAGAATTATACAGAGCCCCATTAAAGGGAACGCATAATAATTCTTTAGATGGATTCATTATTTCTGGCATAGCGTGCTGAGTAATATTTTTTGATGCATTGTATTTGCAGAATGCAGCCAAGAAGCGGGAACGGGAGCAAGAGCAGGGTGAAGGAGGGAGTCCTGCACCTTCACGCAAAATTGCGCGGACCGACAGTCAGGAAATGAACGAAGACTCCTAAACTGGATTGTTACCCAATAGCACAGGGACaggcacaaataaataaataaaaaaaagaaagaaagagagcctTTTCAGAATAATACATGGTCTACATTTCTTGTAGACACCTGCACACGAGACTGGCtttaaaatgaaagagaaaagtgAGACCTTTTtatgttggggtttttttttttttttttttttttaattgagcgCTTCCTGTCAAACTGTCCCATTGTGCATCCTTGCAGCCTGGTGATAAACACTTGGGGTCACTGTTAGCTTCCACTGCCAGAATCTGTGGACTTGGTGCACTGACGTTTGCTCAGGTAGAGTAAGGAGACTTGATTGCTGGCCCTAAGATACACTTCAAAACGCAGGAATTTATCAATGTGTGGCAAACTTAGAAGGCATcacacagtgttgtgtgtgtgtgtgtgtgtgtgcaaatttTAAACCCCAGTTTAAGTCATTCCCATTAGCTCAGCTGTGAATTTCTTTTTGTGCCGAGAGGCACGTCAGTTCATAGACACGTGGTAATTAAAACCTTTTGTTTGGACAAATTTAGACGTAGGAGTATTGATAGAAGTGGTATCTTCCAAGCTTGTGCCTAATTGTGCATGAATGCACTGTTAAGCTTTTGATCTTTCGTATTGATCATGTCTTGGACACCGTTTCAGTGGAACTGTcttgattattttaaattactCACCAAATATTCAATCAAATTTGGGTCTTCTCTTGAAGCTGTAAATGATGTTGAGGAAAATGAGTAACGCTGTCCATCTTTTTTGGCTCTTTGCACATTCTAAGGCAGTTGGATTTTCACTGAAAATATGATTTCAAACCCTGTGTGTGACCAGTTCGGGTATTCTGGTGTTCCCCTGCACATGATTGTTATACTTCAAAAATGGCAAATCTAGtttgttatatactgtatggacaaaagtttgtggacacctgacaataagatttGTATAGTaaagaggtctggggtgcattcCGCTTtacaatttatcccaaagttgttcagttgGGCTGAGGTCAGTATTCTATAGCAGCCCATTCAAGATCGTCCACTCCAAACACTCAACCATATATTCATGGAACTCACATTGTGTACagggatattgtcatgctggaacaggtttggggctcTTGGATCACGTAAAGGAAAAACTTAATGCTACCTCATCCTTAGACAGCTTATACATTTGcatgcctccaacattgtggtatcaatttggggaagaaccacgtatAACTGgagaaatcaggtgtcccaatacttttgtcaatatagtctATGTTGGCGTTCAGTGCCATGCTTTGGTTCTACGCTTGGCCTTCAAGCACTAATCAGAGCTACACTACTATCTTTTATT is part of the Silurus meridionalis isolate SWU-2019-XX chromosome 9, ASM1480568v1, whole genome shotgun sequence genome and harbors:
- the dda1 gene encoding DET1- and DDB1-associated protein 1, which encodes MDKADFLKGLPVYNKTNFSRFHADSVCKASNRRPSVYLPTREYPSEQIIVTEKTNILLRYLHQQWDKKNAAKKREREQEQGEGGSPAPSRKIARTDSQEMNEDS